From Planifilum fimeticola, one genomic window encodes:
- the mutS gene encoding DNA mismatch repair protein MutS translates to MANYTPMIQQYLSIKAEYPDAFLFFRLGDFYEMFFDDAKKAAEELEIVLTSRDGGRERVPMCGVPYHSAETYIERLIDKGYKVAICEQVEDPSQAKGVVRREVVRVITPGTVIEEQMLEEKENNFLVVLAGDWHRSALAACDLSTGECHITQLEGSDDLLDEAATFHPKEVLISGALARDKAFVKQSATRLGSVVTPVVEEDLPSLAEMERQLKEQFPDDWGVLTSPELTRASGVLLSYLRRTQKRTLRHLHRLHRYDVRRYMMLDDSARRNLELTATIRDGKRQGSLLWLLDRTATAMGSRLLKRWLDKPLLDLKAILARQDVVQAFTEDLILLEEVRTRLKGIYDLERIAARIAYGSANGRDLRSLCRSLQAVPTLKARLAESGKPALTALAERMDPCADVARLVEESIVEDPPAAVKEGGVIRDGYDTGLDELRSIQREGKDWIARLEEREREITGIKSLKVGYNKVFGYYIEVTKANLRHLPDGRYQRKQTLANAERFITPELKERERQVLEAEERAIALEYRLFTEVREAIAEQIPRLQALAEEVARLDVLQSFATVSLEREYVRPTVEEGGELLIKEGRHPVVEAVMESGNYVPNDVRMDGDHRQILLITGPNMAGKSTYMRQTALIVIMAQIGCFVPARQAVIPVVDRIFTRIGAADDLTGGRSTFMVEMAETRQALMQATPDSLILLDEVGRGTSTYDGMALAQAIVEYVHNHVGAKTLFSTHYHELTDLEESLPRVVNVHARCIEKEGKVVFLHRIEPGRADRSYGIHVAERAGLPETLISRARVILEELESRAETAASGQLNLFQFMAEPEREKGEMSAREKQVIEDLLSWDVLRTPPLDTVQFFYELQRRLRDDDRSGGR, encoded by the coding sequence TTGGCGAACTACACTCCGATGATTCAGCAGTATTTGTCGATCAAGGCGGAATACCCGGATGCCTTTTTATTTTTTCGCCTTGGCGATTTCTACGAAATGTTCTTCGACGACGCCAAAAAGGCGGCGGAAGAGCTGGAAATCGTTCTGACCTCACGGGATGGCGGGAGAGAACGCGTTCCGATGTGCGGAGTTCCCTATCATTCCGCGGAGACATACATTGAACGATTGATCGATAAAGGCTACAAGGTTGCCATCTGTGAACAGGTGGAGGATCCGTCCCAGGCCAAAGGGGTTGTCCGGCGGGAAGTGGTTCGGGTCATCACCCCGGGGACGGTAATCGAGGAGCAGATGCTCGAGGAGAAGGAAAACAACTTTTTGGTCGTTCTGGCCGGGGATTGGCATCGTTCCGCCCTCGCCGCCTGCGATTTGTCGACGGGGGAGTGCCATATCACCCAGCTTGAGGGATCGGACGATCTCCTGGACGAAGCCGCCACCTTCCATCCCAAGGAAGTGCTCATCAGCGGGGCGCTCGCCCGGGACAAGGCCTTCGTGAAACAATCGGCCACCCGTCTGGGCAGCGTGGTCACCCCCGTCGTCGAGGAGGATCTCCCGTCTCTCGCGGAGATGGAGCGGCAGTTGAAGGAACAGTTTCCGGACGACTGGGGCGTGCTTACTTCCCCGGAGCTCACCCGGGCATCGGGGGTGCTTCTTTCGTATTTGCGCAGAACGCAGAAACGAACGCTGCGCCATCTCCACCGGCTGCATCGCTACGATGTCCGACGGTACATGATGCTGGATGACTCGGCTCGGCGCAATCTGGAGCTGACGGCCACGATCCGCGACGGAAAAAGGCAGGGTTCCCTTCTGTGGCTTTTGGACCGAACCGCGACGGCGATGGGAAGCCGATTGCTGAAAAGGTGGCTGGACAAGCCCCTGCTGGATCTGAAGGCGATTCTGGCGCGGCAGGATGTGGTGCAGGCCTTCACCGAGGATCTGATTCTTTTGGAGGAGGTTCGCACCCGGTTAAAGGGAATTTATGATCTGGAGCGGATCGCCGCACGCATCGCCTACGGTTCCGCCAACGGACGGGACCTCCGTTCCCTGTGCCGCTCCCTTCAGGCGGTTCCCACCCTGAAGGCGAGATTGGCCGAGAGCGGGAAGCCGGCTCTCACTGCCCTGGCGGAGCGAATGGACCCTTGTGCCGATGTGGCCCGCCTGGTGGAGGAATCCATCGTGGAGGATCCCCCTGCCGCCGTCAAGGAAGGAGGGGTGATCCGGGACGGGTATGATACCGGCCTGGATGAGTTGCGAAGCATCCAGCGGGAGGGGAAGGACTGGATCGCCCGCCTGGAGGAGCGGGAACGGGAAATCACCGGGATCAAATCGCTGAAGGTGGGATACAACAAGGTTTTCGGCTATTATATCGAGGTGACGAAGGCCAATCTGCGCCACCTTCCCGACGGAAGGTATCAGCGAAAACAGACGCTGGCCAATGCGGAGCGCTTTATCACGCCGGAGTTGAAGGAGCGCGAACGACAGGTGCTGGAGGCGGAAGAACGGGCGATCGCCCTGGAATACCGGCTGTTCACGGAGGTGCGGGAAGCGATCGCGGAACAGATTCCAAGGCTCCAGGCCCTGGCGGAGGAAGTGGCCCGCCTCGATGTTCTCCAGTCCTTTGCCACGGTTTCCCTGGAACGCGAATATGTGCGGCCGACCGTGGAAGAAGGCGGGGAGTTGCTGATCAAGGAAGGGCGTCACCCGGTGGTGGAGGCGGTGATGGAGTCGGGGAATTACGTTCCCAACGATGTGCGCATGGACGGCGATCACCGCCAGATCCTGCTCATCACCGGTCCCAACATGGCGGGGAAGAGCACGTACATGCGCCAGACGGCGTTGATCGTCATCATGGCTCAGATCGGATGTTTTGTCCCGGCCAGGCAGGCGGTCATTCCCGTCGTCGACCGGATCTTCACGCGGATTGGAGCGGCGGACGATCTGACCGGCGGCAGGAGCACCTTCATGGTGGAGATGGCGGAGACGCGACAAGCCCTGATGCAGGCCACTCCGGACAGCCTCATTCTGCTGGACGAGGTGGGACGGGGCACCTCCACCTACGACGGAATGGCCCTGGCTCAAGCCATCGTGGAGTATGTCCACAATCATGTGGGGGCGAAAACCCTTTTTTCCACCCATTATCACGAGCTGACCGATCTGGAGGAGTCCCTGCCCCGGGTGGTCAATGTCCATGCCCGCTGTATTGAGAAAGAGGGGAAAGTGGTGTTCCTCCACCGGATCGAGCCGGGAAGGGCCGACCGCAGTTACGGGATTCACGTGGCGGAGCGGGCGGGTCTTCCGGAAACGTTGATTTCCAGGGCCCGGGTGATCCTGGAGGAGCTGGAGAGCCGGGCGGAAACGGCAGCGAGCGGACAGCTGAATCTGTTTCAGTTTATGGCGGAGCCCGAAAGGGAAAAAGGAGAAATGTCCGCCCGGGAGAAACAGGTGATCGAGGATCTCCTGTCCTGGGACGTGCTTCGGACTCCTCCGCTCGATACGGTCCAATTTTTCTACGAGCTTCAGCGGCGGCTGCGGGATGACGACAGATCCGGGGGGAGATGA
- a CDS encoding putative amidoligase domain-containing protein, with product MTTLDLPEKKMNDEQAIREEVVTASRTLSPSINLNVSIPWYSDLMMELNHHAAVERARDRNFKFNCLRLHGVPVAADKTALNRQYVIPVFQTDVLAMYRSKNSYVWLANRSNRTRLPFHRVNMSEKSKEIQRAGRLAIRALYALGLDYGVVKIGVQPGGQLVVLDVIVQPRLNQEMENRFVHFIYLYGKQLSNAVKPVEKVMIGADPEFIMQSEEGSLVLASKYFPRYGRVGCDAVWHGANRADKPLVELRPKPSTNPRNLVVQMLQGMFYAAKKVNDASVRWLAGGMPYPGYPLGGHIHFSGVWLNFKLLRALDNYLALPLMLAEDPRGVKRRPNYGYLGDFRPQFHGGFEYRTLPSWLISPTLTKGVVALAQLIAAKYPYLRHDFLREYPVQKAYYQGNKEVIREKLTEIWTDLSGLSDYDRYRSDLDGFFNWIFSGKTWDESVDFRSRWKLPPFNRKRQSS from the coding sequence ATGACTACCCTCGACCTTCCGGAAAAGAAGATGAACGATGAACAAGCAATCCGCGAGGAAGTGGTTACCGCTTCAAGAACCCTTTCCCCCTCGATCAATCTGAACGTATCGATTCCCTGGTATTCCGACCTGATGATGGAACTGAACCATCACGCCGCGGTCGAAAGGGCTCGTGACAGGAATTTTAAGTTCAATTGTCTGAGGCTGCACGGCGTGCCCGTGGCGGCGGATAAAACCGCCCTGAACCGTCAATACGTGATTCCCGTGTTTCAGACCGATGTGCTCGCCATGTACCGTTCGAAAAACAGTTATGTCTGGCTGGCGAACCGGAGCAATCGCACCCGGTTGCCCTTTCACAGGGTGAATATGTCGGAAAAGAGCAAGGAGATACAGCGGGCCGGCCGACTGGCGATCCGGGCCCTGTACGCCTTGGGGCTCGATTACGGGGTTGTCAAGATCGGCGTGCAACCCGGAGGTCAGTTGGTGGTGCTGGATGTCATCGTTCAGCCCCGGCTGAATCAGGAGATGGAGAACCGGTTTGTCCACTTTATTTATTTGTACGGGAAGCAGCTTTCCAACGCAGTCAAGCCGGTGGAGAAGGTGATGATCGGCGCCGATCCGGAATTTATCATGCAATCGGAAGAGGGAAGTCTGGTCCTGGCTTCCAAATATTTTCCCCGCTATGGACGGGTGGGGTGCGATGCGGTCTGGCACGGCGCCAACCGCGCGGACAAACCGCTCGTGGAGCTTCGACCCAAACCGTCGACCAATCCCCGCAATCTCGTGGTTCAGATGCTGCAGGGGATGTTCTACGCAGCCAAAAAAGTTAACGATGCTTCGGTCCGCTGGCTGGCCGGGGGAATGCCCTATCCGGGATATCCCCTTGGGGGACATATCCATTTCAGCGGCGTTTGGCTCAATTTCAAGTTGCTTCGGGCCCTGGACAATTACTTGGCGCTGCCCCTGATGCTGGCGGAGGATCCGCGCGGGGTGAAAAGGCGTCCCAATTACGGTTATCTGGGGGATTTCCGCCCCCAGTTCCACGGCGGCTTTGAATACCGGACGCTTCCCAGCTGGCTCATCTCCCCGACCCTGACCAAAGGGGTGGTGGCTTTGGCCCAGCTGATCGCCGCCAAGTATCCCTATCTCCGTCACGATTTTCTCCGGGAATATCCGGTTCAGAAAGCCTATTACCAAGGGAATAAAGAGGTGATCAGGGAAAAGCTGACGGAGATATGGACGGATTTGAGCGGTCTTTCCGATTATGACCGATACCGGTCCGATCTGGACGGATTTTTCAATTGGATTTTTTCGGGGAAAACCTGGGATGAATCGGTCGATTTTCGCTCGCGATGGAAATTGCCTCCCTTTAACCGGAAAAGGCAGTCGTCTTAA
- the cotE gene encoding outer spore coat protein CotE, protein MSNTDKGPQYRQIITKAICGRGRKFSQSTHSIAPPEHISGILGAWIINHNYKANQVGETVEVIGSYDVNIWYSYDGNTKTDVAKETIRYVERVPLSYYDRNVREGTTEVTAVATQPPNCIEAKIAGGVVQVSVEKEFLVEMIGETKVCVACYPASFDEWDDKDMVVSNESDGESYDFDDLDPDLMVDDLDD, encoded by the coding sequence GTGTCGAATACAGATAAAGGGCCGCAATACCGCCAAATCATCACCAAAGCGATCTGTGGCAGGGGTCGGAAGTTTTCCCAGTCGACGCATTCGATCGCACCTCCCGAGCACATATCCGGCATCCTCGGCGCCTGGATCATCAATCATAACTATAAAGCCAACCAGGTGGGCGAAACGGTCGAAGTCATCGGCAGCTACGACGTGAACATCTGGTATTCCTATGACGGGAACACCAAAACGGATGTGGCAAAGGAAACGATCCGTTATGTGGAACGCGTGCCGCTCAGTTACTACGACCGGAATGTTCGGGAAGGGACGACGGAGGTCACCGCCGTGGCCACTCAACCGCCCAACTGCATTGAGGCAAAGATCGCCGGCGGAGTTGTGCAAGTGAGTGTGGAAAAGGAATTCCTCGTGGAGATGATCGGCGAAACGAAGGTGTGCGTGGCCTGTTATCCGGCCAGCTTTGACGAGTGGGACGACAAAGACATGGTTGTGAGCAATGAATCGGATGGAGAAAGCTACGATTTCGACGATCTCGACCCCGATCTGATGGTGGATGATTTGGACGACTAA
- a CDS encoding RicAFT regulatory complex protein RicA family protein, whose translation MEEILPAHPVLAQAVRLGRRLTETEEVRRFREAERQIQGSGRVQGLIEEIKRKQKELVHAKHYQKTNYIRRLEEELDRLQRELEDLPIVREYQQSQVEMNDLLQMIQRVVVDTVSRKIDVEKGGNIVGGCGAGGPCRCRS comes from the coding sequence ATGGAGGAAATTCTGCCGGCACATCCCGTTTTGGCGCAAGCGGTCCGCCTGGGTCGGCGACTGACGGAAACCGAAGAGGTTCGTCGCTTTCGGGAAGCGGAGAGGCAGATTCAGGGAAGCGGACGGGTTCAGGGGCTGATCGAGGAGATCAAGCGAAAGCAAAAAGAGCTGGTCCACGCGAAACATTATCAGAAGACCAATTACATCCGCCGGTTGGAGGAGGAGCTGGATCGCCTGCAGCGGGAGCTGGAGGATCTCCCGATCGTCCGGGAGTATCAGCAATCCCAGGTGGAGATGAATGACCTTCTCCAGATGATTCAACGGGTGGTTGTCGATACGGTCTCCAGGAAAATCGACGTCGAAAAGGGCGGAAATATCGTCGGCGGGTGCGGCGCAGGCGGGCCGTGCCGCTGCCGATCATAA
- the miaB gene encoding tRNA (N6-isopentenyl adenosine(37)-C2)-methylthiotransferase MiaB, with protein MSDRLTEVSRYFVPPNLKQAKRRGKEEVQVLQFEAIPEDMRDIGRGKHYLIKTYGCQMNVHDSETIAGILQSMGYSPTDREEDADVILLNTCAVRENAEDKVFGELGRLKPLKVERPGLILGVCGCMSQEEAVIRRILQQHQYVDLIFGTHNIHRLPHLLKEALFGKEMVVEVWSKEGDIVENLPKARQDGLKAWVNIMYGCDKFCTYCIVPYTRGKERSRRPEDVLAEVRELARKGYREVTLLGQNVNAYGKDFTDRTYTFAHLMDDVRKIGIPRVRFTTSHPRDFDDHLIEVLAKGGNLVEHIHLPVQSGSSDILKRMARKYNREQYLELVRKIREAIPNVSLTTDIIVGFPGETEEQFEETLSLVREVEYDSAFTFIYSPREGTPAARMEDDVPHEVKKERLLRLNRLQDEISRRKNEELRGQVVEVLVEGESKKNPEILSGRTRTNKLVNFRGPKRLIGEFVQVRISEPLTYTLKGEWVETESLAKAGM; from the coding sequence ATGAGCGATCGCTTGACGGAGGTGAGCCGGTACTTCGTTCCGCCGAATCTCAAACAGGCGAAGCGGCGCGGAAAGGAAGAAGTACAGGTCCTTCAGTTCGAGGCGATTCCCGAGGACATGCGGGATATCGGCCGGGGAAAGCATTATTTGATCAAAACCTACGGCTGTCAGATGAATGTCCATGACAGCGAAACGATCGCCGGGATCTTGCAGTCGATGGGGTACAGCCCGACGGACAGGGAAGAGGACGCGGACGTGATCCTGCTCAACACCTGCGCCGTCCGCGAAAACGCCGAGGACAAGGTGTTCGGCGAGCTGGGGCGATTGAAACCGTTGAAGGTGGAACGCCCCGGACTGATCCTCGGTGTGTGCGGTTGCATGTCTCAGGAAGAGGCGGTGATTCGCCGAATCCTGCAACAGCACCAGTATGTCGATTTGATCTTCGGAACCCACAACATCCATCGGCTGCCCCATCTGCTCAAAGAGGCGCTGTTCGGCAAGGAAATGGTGGTGGAGGTCTGGTCCAAAGAGGGAGATATTGTTGAGAACCTTCCGAAAGCCCGGCAGGACGGCTTGAAGGCCTGGGTCAACATCATGTACGGGTGCGACAAGTTCTGCACCTATTGCATCGTCCCCTACACCCGCGGGAAAGAGCGGAGCCGCCGTCCGGAGGATGTGCTGGCGGAAGTCCGCGAGCTGGCCCGGAAGGGATATCGGGAAGTGACGCTGCTGGGGCAAAACGTGAACGCCTACGGGAAGGATTTCACGGACAGGACCTATACCTTCGCCCACCTGATGGATGATGTCCGCAAAATCGGCATTCCCCGGGTTCGTTTCACCACCAGCCATCCCCGGGATTTCGATGATCATCTGATTGAAGTGCTCGCCAAGGGGGGCAACCTGGTGGAGCACATCCACCTGCCCGTACAGTCGGGAAGCAGCGACATCCTGAAGCGGATGGCCCGGAAATACAACCGGGAACAGTATCTGGAGCTGGTCCGCAAGATCCGGGAAGCGATTCCCAACGTTTCCCTGACGACGGACATTATTGTCGGATTCCCGGGAGAGACCGAGGAACAGTTCGAAGAAACCCTTTCCCTGGTTCGGGAGGTGGAGTACGATTCGGCTTTCACCTTCATCTATTCCCCCCGGGAAGGCACGCCGGCCGCGCGCATGGAGGACGACGTGCCCCATGAAGTGAAAAAAGAGCGCCTGCTGCGTTTGAACCGGCTGCAGGACGAAATCAGCCGCCGCAAAAACGAGGAGCTTCGCGGTCAGGTGGTCGAAGTGCTGGTGGAAGGGGAGAGCAAGAAAAATCCCGAGATCCTCTCGGGGCGCACCCGTACCAATAAATTGGTCAACTTCCGCGGGCCGAAGCGCTTGATCGGAGAATTTGTCCAGGTTCGGATCAGCGAGCCTCTCACCTACACCCTGAAGGGTGAATGGGTGGAGACGGAGTCCTTGGCCAAGGCGGGGATGTAA
- a CDS encoding glycine C-acetyltransferase: MQGLEHLEREIEAWRKEGVFRPLTEIESEQGARVVIRGKEVIQLSSNNYLGLTTHPRMKEAALEAVRTYGAGTGSVRTIAGTFSMHERFEEKLAEFKHTEAALVFQSGFTANVGVIASILGEEDVVISDELNHASIIDGIRLTKASRRIYRHADLDDLEKALKETQSARTRLVVTDGVFSMDGDIAPLKEIVELCEKYGAVVMVDDAHASGVLGKNGRGTVDHFGLHGRVHIQVGTLSKAIGVLGGYVAGSRILREYLIHRARPFLFSTSHPPAVTAACSAALDVLLEEPELIDRLWKNTRFFKEGLRKLGFDIGDSQTPITPVIVGEGAKAMALSDALFEEGVYAQGIAYPTVPKGKARVRTIVTAIHTREDLQQALDAFERAGKKVGVI, encoded by the coding sequence CCCGCTTACCGAGATTGAGTCGGAGCAGGGAGCCCGGGTGGTGATTCGCGGAAAGGAAGTGATCCAGCTTTCTTCCAACAATTATCTCGGCCTGACTACCCATCCCCGGATGAAGGAGGCGGCCTTGGAAGCGGTTCGTACCTATGGCGCGGGAACCGGATCGGTCCGCACCATCGCCGGTACCTTTTCCATGCACGAAAGGTTTGAGGAGAAACTGGCCGAGTTCAAGCATACGGAAGCGGCCCTGGTCTTTCAGTCGGGTTTCACCGCCAACGTCGGGGTGATCGCTTCCATCTTGGGTGAGGAAGACGTGGTGATCAGCGATGAGCTGAACCACGCCAGCATCATCGACGGCATCCGCCTGACCAAGGCCTCCCGCAGGATCTACCGTCACGCTGATCTGGATGATTTGGAGAAGGCGCTCAAGGAGACCCAATCGGCCCGCACCCGCCTGGTTGTGACCGACGGTGTCTTCAGCATGGACGGGGATATCGCCCCGCTCAAGGAGATTGTGGAGCTCTGCGAGAAGTACGGTGCGGTCGTGATGGTGGACGACGCTCATGCCAGCGGGGTTCTCGGCAAAAACGGAAGGGGAACGGTGGACCATTTCGGACTGCACGGCCGTGTCCACATCCAGGTGGGCACCCTGTCCAAGGCGATCGGGGTTTTGGGGGGATATGTGGCGGGCTCCCGAATCCTGCGCGAATATCTGATCCACCGCGCCCGCCCCTTCCTGTTCAGTACGTCCCATCCGCCGGCCGTGACGGCGGCCTGCAGCGCGGCGCTCGACGTGCTGCTGGAGGAACCCGAGCTTATCGACCGACTTTGGAAGAATACGCGGTTCTTCAAAGAGGGCTTGAGAAAGCTTGGATTTGATATCGGTGACAGCCAAACTCCGATTACGCCGGTGATCGTCGGCGAAGGGGCGAAGGCGATGGCTTTGTCCGACGCCTTGTTCGAGGAGGGGGTTTACGCCCAGGGGATCGCCTATCCCACGGTTCCCAAAGGCAAAGCCCGGGTGCGCACCATCGTCACCGCCATCCATACCCGGGAAGACCTGCAGCAGGCGCTGGATGCCTTTGAGAGGGCAGGCAAGAAGGTGGGAGTTATCTGA